One Camelina sativa cultivar DH55 chromosome 3, Cs, whole genome shotgun sequence genomic window carries:
- the LOC104761729 gene encoding FT-interacting protein 1-like codes for MTTAKTCSGNEKLVVEVVGAHNLLPKDGEGSSSPFVEVEFENQRLRTKVKPKDLNPIWHEKLVFHVIDVNDLRYKTLEISVYNEKRSSNSRNFLGKVRVLGSGVGREAESVVQLYTLEKRSLFSSVRGEISIKHYITTTAENGENVRRVNGSGGSKKSKKVQNLSSSMAIQQQQQQQQIALHNHNIGNQQQNGQGQRMLPFYPNQGEMKPLVITALPGPMSGPGPIIYANGSSEFSLKETKPRLGGSSSGIGGLSSHKDKSSSTYDLVEQMQYLYVRIVKAKDLSVSSEVVSEVKLGNYRGVTKKVSSNSSNPEWNQVFAFSKETIQSSVVELFVKEGNKDEYTGRVWFDLSEIPTRVPPDSPLAPQWYKIESRNGGRCGGELMVSVWFGTQADEAFAEAWHSKAGNVHIEGLSSIKSKVYLSPKLWYLRVSVIEAQDVAIMDKGSGIMRFPELSAKLQVGNQILRTAISSASPTRSFSNPYWNEDLMFVVAEPFEDYVTAIVEDRVGGAMGGQNDVAVGRVQIPVSAVERRTGDTPVDSRWFSLDNGNNNNRFGSRIHLRLSLDGGYHVLDEATMYSSDVRPTAKELWKPQVGLLEIGILSATGLMPMKVRDGKSGGTADSYCVAKYGPKWVRTRTVVDSLCPKWNEQYTWEVNDPCTVVTVGVFDNARIDGNNNNSRDARIGKVRIRLSTLETGRVYTHSYPLIVLHASGVKKTGEIHLAVRLSCGNAFNMLQMYMSPLLPKMHYTQPLGVHMLERLRYQTLNAVAARLSRAEPPLGREVVEYMLDHDFHVWSMRRSKANFFRLVNVISGLVAVAKLVEVMRSWTKPVCSTVFVSAFLFMVLFPELLLPCLFLYASAVGVWRFRRRPRNPPHMDARLSHAETVFPDELDEEFDTFPTSRGFDVVRMRYDRVRSIAGRVQTVVGDMASQGERVQALLSWRDPRATFLFLVFCLIAAVGFYAVPVKLTVAVFGLYYLRPPRLRRKLPSRGLSFFRRLPSRADSLL; via the exons ATGACTACGGCTAAAACCTGCTCCGGCAACGAGAAGCTCGTGGTGGAAGTAGTGGGAGCCCACAATCTCCTGCCAAAAGATGGCGAAGGGTCTTCCTCTCCTTTTGTGGAAGTGGAGTTCGAGAACCAACGTCTCCGAACAAAGGTCAAACCCAAAGACTTAAACCCTATCTGGCACGAGAAGCTCGTCTTTCACGTCATCGACGTCAATGACCTCAGAtataaaaccctagaaatcagTGTTTACAACGAGAAGCGTTCCTCAAACAGCAGAAACTTCCTGGGTAAGGTTAGGGTTTTGGGTTCCGGCGTTGGGAGGGAAGCAGAGTCAGTGGTTCAGCTCTATACTCTTGAAAAGAGGAGCCTTTTCTCGTCCGTGCGTGGCGAAATCAGCATCAAACACTACATCACCACAACGGCGGAGAACGGTGAAAACGTCCGCCGGGTTAACGGGTCGGGTGGTTCAAAGAAAAGCAAGAAAGTACAGAACTTAAGCTCTTCCATGGCgattcaacaacaacagcaacagcaacagatTGCTCTTCACAATCACAACATTGGAAATCAACAGCAGAACGGTCAAGGACAGCGGATGCTACCGTTTTATCCTAACCAAGGTGAGATGAAGCCTCTTGTGATAACCGCTCTTCCCGGGCCAATGTCCGGACCCGGACCTATCATTTACGCAAACGGGTCGAGTGAGTTTTCGCTCAAGGAGACAAAGCCTCGTCTTGGAGGAAGTAGTAGTGGCATTGGCGGTTTGAGTAGTCACAAGGATAAATCAAGCTCGACTTATGATCTCGTTGAGCAAATGCAGTACCTTTATGTAAGAATCGTGAAAGCTAAGGACTTGTCGGTGTCCAGCGAGGTCGTGTCGGAAGTGAAATTGGGTAATTACAGGGGAGTTACTAAAAAAGTGAGTTCGAATTCGAGTAACCCCGAGTGGAATCAAGTCTTCGCCTTTTCCAAAGAAACCATTCAATCATCTGTTGTTGAGCTTTTCGTCAAAGAAGGTAACAAAGATGAGTATACGGGTCGGGTCTGGTTTGATTTAAGCGAAATACCAACCCGGGTTCCTCCAGATAGTCCCTTAGCTCCGCAATGGTACAAGATAGAGAGTAGAAACGGAGGTAGATGCGGTGGAGAGCTTATGGTTTCGGTGTGGTTCGGGACTCAAGCTGATGAGGCTTTCGCTGAGGCGTGGCATTCAAAGGCTGGAAACGTTCACATTGAGGGACTctcatcaatcaaatcaaaggtTTACTTGTCTCCTAAGTTATGGTACCTTAGGGTTTCAGTTATTGAGGCTCAGGATGTTGCAATTATGGACAAAGGATCAGGTATCATGAGGTTTCCAGAGCTTTCCGCGAAACTACAAGTTGGTAATCAGATTCTGCGGACTGCAATCTCGTCTGCAAGCCCTACCCGGAGCTTTTCGAATCCGTATTGGAACGAGGATTTAATGTTTGTGGTTGCAGAACCGTTTGAGGATTACGTTACAGCTATTGTCGAGGATCGTGTGGGTGGTGCAATGGGAGGACAAAACGATGTGGCTGTTGGGAGGGTTCAGATTCCGGTTTCTGCTGTTGAAAGACGAACGGGAGATACACCTGTTGATTCGAGATGGTTTAGTTTAGATAACGGTAATAACAACAACCGATTTGGTTCTAGGATTCATCTCAGATTATCACTAGATGGTGGCTACCATGTTTTAGATGAGGCAACAATGTATAGCAGCGACGTTAGACCGACAGCGAAAGAGCTTTGGAAACCGCAAGTTGGGCTTCTAGAGATTGGAATTCTTAGTGCAACAGGTTTGATGCCGATGAAAGTTAGGGACGGGAAATCCGGTGGAACTGCGGACTCCTACTGCGTGGCTAAGTACGGGCCTAAATGGGTCAGAACAAGGACCGTTGTGGACAGTCTTTGTCCAAAGTGGAACGAGCAGTATACTTGGGAAGTGAATGACCCTTGCACAGTTGTTACCGTCGGTGTGTTCGATAACGCACGTATTGATGGGAACAATAATAACTCGCGGGATGCGCGGATTGGAAAGGTTAGGATTAGGTTGTCTACGCTAGAGACAGGACGAGTATACACGCATTCGTATCCGTTGATTGTGTTGCACGCCAGTGGAGTGAAGAAAACCGGTGAGATTCATTTAGCGGTTAGGCTATCGTGCGGCAACGCTTTTAATATGCTCCAGATGTATATGTCACCACTGCTTCCGAAGATGCATTACACTCAGCCATTAGGCGTTCATATGCTTGAACGTTTGCGGTATCAAACGCTAAACGCGGTTGCTGCCAGGCTGAGTCGAGCTGAGCCGCCTTTGGGTCGTGAGGTTGTGGAATATATGCTCGATCACGATTTCCATGTTTGGAGTATGAGAAGGAGCAAAGCCAATTTTTTCCGGCTGGTTAATGTGATTTCCGGTTTGGTTGCCGTTGCTAAATTGGTCGAAGTTATGAGAAGTTGGACAAAACCGGTTTGCTCGACTGTTTTTGTTTCGGCTTTCttgtttatggttttgtttCCGGAGCTTCTATTGCCGTGTTTGTTTCTCTACGCGTCTGCGGTTGGCGTTTGGCGTTTCAG GCGGCGGCCTAGAAATCCACCGCACATGGACGCGCGTCTCTCACACGCGGAGACTGTGTTTCCCGATGAGCTTGACGAAGAGTTTGACACGTTTCCAACGAGCAGAGGATTCGATGTCGTGAGAATGAGATACGATCGAGTTAGGAGCATTGCTGGGAGGGTTCAGACAGTGGTTGGTGACATGGCAAGTCAGGGAGAGAGGGTACAAGCGTTGCTGAGCTGGCGTGATCCGCGTGCTACTTTTCTCTTCTTGGTGTTCTGTTTAATCGCCGCGGTTGGGTTTTACGCTGTGCCGGTTAAGTTGACTGTGGCTGTCTTCGGTCTGTATTATCTACGACCACCTCGGTTAAGGAGGAAACTGCCGTCGCGAGGGCTTAGCTTCTTTAGGCGGCTGCCGTCTAGAGCCGATAGCTTGCTTTAG